One genomic region from Sphingobacterium multivorum encodes:
- a CDS encoding DNA topoisomerase IV subunit B, which yields MSTYNEDSIRSLDWKEHIRLRPGMYIGKLGDGSAYDDGIYVLLKEVVDNSIDEFVMGAGKTIDITVNENKVSVRDYGRGIPIGSVVDVVSKINTGGKYDSKAFQKSVGLNGVGTKAVNALSSQFTVQSYRQNITRIAQFSKGELVNDEQKDTTQRNGTAVTFYPDDSIFRNYKYRPEFVENMIWNYVFLNSGLTINFNGQKFVSEHGLKDLLERNIDAESMRYPIIHLRGDDIEIAMTHGQQYGEEYYSFVNGQHTTQGGTHQAAFREALVKTIREFYKKEFDASDIRSSIIGAIAIKVQEPVFESQTKTKLGSQSVGPDGPTVRGFINDFVKKALDDYLHKNPATADALQKRILQSERERKDIAGIKKLANERAKKASLHNRKLRDCKVHFSDKNERNQETTLFITEGDSASGSITKSRDVQTQAVFSLKGKPLNSYGMSKKIVYENEEFNLLQHALNIEDGLDGLRYNNIVIATDADVDGMHIRLLLLTFFLQFFPDLVKAGHVSILQTPLFRVRNKKETIYCYSDEERQKAIAKLGAKPEITRFKGLGEISPSEFGLFIGKDIRLDPVILSKDNKIQQLLEYYMGKNTPDRQKHIVENLRVEVDLEEELTKKAG from the coding sequence ATGAGTACATATAACGAAGACAGCATTAGGTCCCTGGATTGGAAAGAGCATATCCGCCTCCGTCCGGGAATGTACATTGGAAAGTTGGGGGACGGTTCGGCCTATGATGATGGTATTTATGTTTTATTGAAGGAGGTCGTTGACAACTCGATTGATGAGTTTGTTATGGGTGCAGGTAAAACCATTGATATCACGGTAAACGAAAATAAAGTTTCGGTACGCGATTATGGCCGTGGAATTCCAATTGGTTCCGTGGTTGATGTTGTTTCTAAAATCAATACGGGTGGTAAATATGATAGTAAGGCTTTCCAAAAGTCCGTCGGTTTAAATGGTGTCGGTACCAAAGCGGTGAATGCACTGTCCAGCCAGTTCACCGTCCAGTCATACCGTCAAAATATAACACGCATTGCCCAATTCTCCAAAGGAGAATTAGTCAATGATGAACAAAAAGATACCACGCAACGGAATGGTACAGCTGTAACATTCTATCCAGACGATTCTATTTTCAGAAATTACAAATACCGTCCCGAATTTGTGGAGAATATGATCTGGAACTATGTTTTTCTAAATTCAGGTCTTACGATCAACTTCAATGGCCAAAAATTTGTTTCTGAGCACGGACTAAAAGATCTGTTGGAACGAAATATTGATGCCGAATCCATGCGCTACCCAATTATCCACTTACGGGGGGATGATATTGAAATCGCGATGACTCACGGCCAGCAATATGGAGAAGAATATTATTCTTTTGTCAACGGTCAGCATACCACGCAAGGTGGAACACACCAGGCAGCCTTCCGTGAAGCACTAGTCAAAACAATCCGCGAGTTCTATAAAAAAGAATTTGATGCATCGGATATTCGCTCCTCGATCATTGGCGCCATCGCCATCAAAGTGCAGGAGCCTGTTTTTGAATCTCAAACCAAAACCAAACTAGGCTCACAGAGCGTGGGCCCTGATGGACCCACGGTAAGAGGATTCATTAATGACTTTGTCAAAAAAGCATTGGATGATTACTTGCATAAAAATCCAGCTACAGCAGATGCCCTTCAAAAACGTATCCTACAGTCTGAGCGTGAACGTAAGGATATCGCCGGCATTAAAAAACTAGCCAACGAAAGAGCGAAGAAAGCCTCTTTGCACAACCGTAAACTACGTGACTGCAAGGTGCACTTCAGCGATAAAAATGAACGTAACCAAGAAACAACCCTGTTTATCACCGAAGGGGATTCTGCATCCGGTTCCATTACCAAATCGCGCGATGTACAAACTCAGGCCGTATTCAGTCTAAAAGGAAAACCGCTAAATTCCTACGGTATGTCCAAAAAGATTGTTTATGAAAACGAAGAATTTAACCTCTTGCAACATGCGCTTAATATTGAAGACGGCCTCGATGGACTACGCTATAACAATATCGTAATCGCTACCGATGCCGACGTCGACGGCATGCACATCCGTCTGTTGTTATTGACATTTTTCTTACAGTTTTTTCCAGACCTTGTCAAAGCTGGCCACGTTTCCATCTTACAGACACCGCTTTTCCGTGTCCGCAATAAAAAGGAAACGATCTATTGCTATTCCGACGAAGAACGACAAAAAGCAATCGCAAAATTAGGCGCTAAACCTGAAATTACCCGATTCAAAGGTTTAGGTGAGATATCACCTTCCGAATTTGGATTGTTTATCGGAAAAGATATCCGTCTTGACCCGGTTATCTTGTCCAAAGACAATAAGATTCAACAACTATTAGAATATTACATGGGCAAAAACACACCAGACCGACAAAAGCATATTGTCGAAAATCTACGTGTTGAAGTTGACCTTGAAGAAGAACTAACAAAAAAAGCGGGTTAA
- the purU gene encoding formyltetrahydrofolate deformylase, translating to MHNQTLILIQCQDAVGLVANISNTLAKYQLNIVTMREYVDEEANKFFVRVVCNGLVPEQKQLSDSLTEVLPPSAQIQINPNNRKKIVVLVTKEHHCLADILVRQHFETWGAEVQAVIGNYESLRAFTEKFDIPFHCISHENLTKETFEKQLIAQIQNYNFDYIILAKFMRILSPQFVSTFENKLVNIHHSFLPAFIGANPYKQAHARGVKIIGATAHFVTDQLDEGPIIVQDIRHVNHTYTVKDMITAGKEIEKAVLSRAIRLLSEDRVMRNDYKTIVFE from the coding sequence ATGCACAACCAAACCTTAATTCTGATCCAATGTCAAGATGCCGTTGGATTAGTTGCCAACATTTCAAATACGCTGGCAAAATATCAACTCAATATTGTCACCATGCGCGAATATGTGGATGAAGAAGCCAACAAATTTTTCGTGCGTGTCGTGTGTAACGGTCTCGTGCCTGAGCAAAAACAGCTTTCCGATTCCCTTACCGAAGTACTTCCTCCGTCCGCTCAGATACAGATAAACCCCAATAACCGCAAAAAAATCGTCGTCCTCGTAACCAAAGAGCATCACTGCCTTGCCGATATCCTGGTACGACAACACTTCGAAACATGGGGAGCGGAAGTGCAGGCCGTAATTGGTAATTATGAATCACTACGCGCCTTTACGGAAAAGTTTGATATCCCATTTCATTGTATCTCACATGAAAACCTGACAAAGGAAACATTCGAGAAACAACTGATCGCACAAATCCAAAACTATAATTTCGATTACATCATTCTGGCGAAGTTCATGCGGATCTTATCTCCTCAGTTTGTCAGTACCTTTGAAAATAAACTGGTCAACATACACCACTCATTTCTCCCTGCTTTTATTGGTGCCAATCCGTACAAGCAGGCGCATGCAAGAGGTGTTAAGATCATCGGTGCCACAGCGCATTTCGTTACCGACCAACTCGATGAAGGCCCCATAATCGTACAGGATATACGGCATGTCAATCACACCTATACTGTAAAAGATATGATTACTGCCGGAAAAGAAATAGAGAAGGCTGTTTTAAGCCGAGCAATTCGTCTGCTTAGCGAAGATCGTGTGATGCGTAATGATTATAAAACCATTGTATTTGAATAA
- a CDS encoding class I SAM-dependent methyltransferase, whose protein sequence is MILAATHIQLLTPQHWKDYELIDCGDFEKLERFGDLILIRPEPQAVWPKAMSDAEWNKRYHIKFKGRSATSGEWLKKNPKIQDRWHIEYKNEDVAIKFRLGLTSFKHVGIFPEQAVNWDYISESVRSFKTEKPKVLNLFAYTGGASLIAKAAGADTTHVDSIKQVVTWANENMEISNLDNIRWVVEDALKFVKRELKRGNTYNGIILDPPAYGHGPKGEKWKLEDHIMEMMTEVVQLLDPKEHFLILNTYSLGFSSVIVENLIKTAFPKVENLEIGELFLQATAGPKLPLGVFGKFRKIAK, encoded by the coding sequence TTGATTTTGGCAGCAACACATATACAACTATTGACCCCACAGCATTGGAAGGACTATGAACTCATTGACTGTGGTGATTTTGAAAAACTGGAGCGTTTTGGTGATTTAATTTTAATCAGGCCAGAACCTCAGGCTGTATGGCCTAAGGCAATGAGTGATGCGGAGTGGAATAAGCGTTATCATATCAAATTCAAAGGTCGTTCGGCTACTTCTGGAGAATGGTTGAAGAAAAATCCAAAGATCCAAGACCGTTGGCATATCGAATATAAAAATGAGGATGTGGCCATCAAATTTAGATTGGGCCTGACATCTTTTAAACACGTTGGTATATTTCCGGAGCAGGCTGTAAATTGGGACTATATTTCGGAATCTGTTCGTTCATTTAAGACGGAGAAACCGAAGGTTCTAAATCTTTTTGCATATACTGGTGGAGCATCTTTAATAGCGAAAGCTGCAGGTGCGGATACAACTCACGTAGATTCAATTAAACAGGTGGTTACCTGGGCGAATGAAAACATGGAAATTTCCAATTTGGATAACATTCGTTGGGTAGTTGAAGATGCTTTGAAGTTTGTAAAACGTGAGCTGAAAAGAGGCAATACCTATAATGGGATTATTTTGGACCCCCCGGCGTACGGGCATGGACCGAAGGGCGAGAAATGGAAATTGGAAGACCATATTATGGAAATGATGACTGAGGTCGTTCAACTACTGGATCCTAAAGAACATTTCTTGATTTTAAATACGTATTCATTAGGTTTTTCCTCTGTTATTGTTGAAAATTTAATTAAGACGGCTTTTCCAAAAGTGGAGAACTTAGAAATAGGCGAGTTGTTTTTACAGGCAACTGCAGGACCAAAACTTCCACTTGGCGTATTTGGTAAATTCCGTAAAATAGCGAAGTAA
- a CDS encoding ABC transporter ATP-binding protein: MIQIEDINKSFGDNHVLKGISANFEPGKVSLIIGGSGSGKSTLLKCIVGLHQPEKGKVIFDGKDFTRMNFEERVPIRKEIGMLFQNSALFDSMTVEQNIMFSLDMFTEMSKSEKLDRANHCLEQVNLEGRNKLFPAELSGGMKKRVGIARAISMNPKYLFCDEPNSGLDPETSIVIDELVLKITQELKCTTVVVTHDMNSVMGIGEYILFLYKGEKFWEGSNKDMMRSDVAELNNFVFASPLMKSAKASMGQ, from the coding sequence ATGATTCAAATCGAAGATATTAACAAGTCGTTTGGGGACAACCATGTGCTGAAAGGTATCAGTGCAAATTTCGAACCTGGAAAGGTGAGTTTGATTATTGGAGGATCGGGTTCGGGAAAGAGTACTTTATTGAAATGTATCGTGGGCCTGCACCAACCGGAAAAAGGAAAGGTGATTTTTGATGGCAAGGATTTTACTCGGATGAATTTTGAAGAGCGTGTTCCTATTCGAAAAGAAATAGGGATGCTTTTTCAAAATTCAGCCCTGTTTGATTCGATGACCGTCGAACAGAATATTATGTTTTCGTTGGACATGTTTACGGAGATGTCCAAATCGGAGAAATTAGACCGGGCAAATCATTGTCTGGAACAGGTTAATCTGGAGGGAAGAAATAAATTGTTCCCTGCGGAGCTTTCGGGAGGGATGAAAAAGCGGGTTGGAATTGCACGTGCAATTAGTATGAACCCCAAATACCTTTTTTGTGATGAACCCAATTCGGGATTGGATCCAGAAACATCGATTGTTATTGATGAATTGGTGTTAAAAATTACGCAAGAGTTGAAATGTACGACAGTCGTTGTTACACATGATATGAATTCAGTGATGGGAATCGGTGAGTATATTTTGTTTCTCTATAAGGGCGAGAAATTCTGGGAAGGTTCCAATAAGGATATGATGCGATCGGATGTGGCGGAATTGAACAATTTTGTTTTTGCAAGCCCATTAATGAAAAGTGCAAAGGCTTCTATGGGTCAATAA
- a CDS encoding MlaE family ABC transporter permease yields MIFHHIGAYLILLKSVFKRPEKGRIYWKETVLAMTDIGIGSLGLIVIISTFIGAVMTMQIAFQMVSDLIPNSIIGSINRDSNILELGPTISGLVLMGKIGSSISSQIGSMRVTEQIDALEIMGINAPGYLILPKILAGITMIPMLVIISIVCALVGGLLGGSLSGAVTQADYILGIQDGFNGFTVTVALVKAVVFGFIITSISAYKGYNVKGGALEVGQASTEAVVVGCITILAADYVITALML; encoded by the coding sequence ATGATCTTTCATCACATTGGTGCATACCTCATACTCCTGAAATCAGTTTTTAAAAGACCGGAGAAAGGTCGAATTTATTGGAAGGAAACCGTATTGGCAATGACCGATATTGGTATAGGATCTCTTGGGCTTATCGTTATTATTTCCACCTTCATTGGAGCTGTTATGACGATGCAAATTGCCTTTCAGATGGTTTCCGACTTGATCCCAAATTCTATTATAGGTTCGATCAACCGGGATTCAAATATTTTGGAATTGGGGCCAACGATTTCGGGATTGGTCTTAATGGGGAAAATTGGGTCGTCTATATCTTCACAGATTGGATCCATGCGTGTTACAGAGCAGATTGATGCTTTGGAAATTATGGGGATCAATGCTCCTGGTTATTTGATATTACCCAAGATATTGGCGGGTATCACCATGATTCCGATGTTGGTTATTATTTCCATCGTGTGCGCCTTGGTGGGTGGTTTGTTAGGTGGATCCCTTTCGGGAGCTGTGACACAGGCGGATTATATTTTAGGAATTCAAGATGGCTTCAACGGTTTTACGGTCACTGTTGCCCTTGTTAAAGCTGTTGTTTTTGGGTTTATTATTACCTCGATATCAGCTTATAAAGGGTATAATGTGAAGGGGGGAGCTTTGGAAGTGGGGCAAGCTAGTACGGAAGCAGTTGTCGTTGGCTGTATAACTATTCTTGCGGCGGATTATGTGATAACCGCATTAATGCTTTAA
- a CDS encoding LiaI-LiaF-like domain-containing protein, protein MNTRRITTGITILFIGVVLLLSQLDTISFNWAGIFRYWPLFIVLAGIRMLVPKDQQIGQFVAIGSTVVILGFLTYIGLSTPKEPLLTQLLKSKGVNINVDDPNDKTNYTTEKLNVPLDDKIHSATLNLDLGATSLRNDSSTTSEIFSAFNTSKEYLLGITVHGESADKLDINLKGKFKNKGFNSKNNNTFIALNPNILWNLNFDVGAIDARLDLSPYKIETLDIDAGATSLKLKLGQPLATTKISMDAGASSIEISIPKNAACRITSDNALSSTDYEGDFLKSEGEVKSTNYDSAAQKFDFDINGGIASIKIRRY, encoded by the coding sequence ATGAATACACGAAGAATAACAACTGGTATCACCATTCTCTTTATAGGAGTTGTCTTATTATTATCACAGCTCGACACGATTTCTTTCAACTGGGCAGGTATTTTTAGATACTGGCCGCTGTTTATTGTCCTTGCCGGAATTCGTATGCTGGTACCCAAAGACCAACAGATTGGACAGTTTGTCGCCATCGGTTCTACCGTCGTAATTTTAGGCTTTTTGACTTACATAGGGCTGTCTACACCAAAGGAACCACTTTTAACACAGCTTTTAAAAAGTAAAGGCGTCAACATCAATGTAGACGATCCCAACGATAAAACAAATTATACAACAGAAAAATTAAACGTCCCGCTAGACGATAAAATCCATAGTGCTACTTTAAACCTCGATTTGGGGGCAACTTCATTAAGAAATGATAGCAGCACTACTTCAGAAATCTTCTCGGCATTTAACACATCAAAAGAATATCTACTGGGCATAACTGTACATGGAGAATCTGCAGACAAATTAGATATCAACCTAAAGGGAAAATTCAAAAACAAGGGGTTTAACAGCAAAAACAACAATACGTTTATCGCTTTAAACCCCAACATCCTATGGAATCTGAATTTTGATGTAGGTGCAATTGATGCCAGGTTAGATCTTTCACCCTACAAGATAGAAACATTGGACATTGATGCTGGAGCGACTAGCCTAAAGTTAAAATTAGGTCAACCGCTGGCAACAACTAAAATTTCCATGGATGCCGGAGCCTCCTCTATTGAAATCTCCATCCCAAAAAATGCGGCCTGCCGTATTACAAGTGACAATGCATTATCCTCGACAGATTATGAGGGTGATTTCCTAAAAAGTGAAGGCGAAGTAAAATCGACAAATTACGACTCTGCTGCTCAAAAATTCGATTTCGACATCAACGGTGGCATCGCGTCAATAAAAATTAGAAGATATTAA
- the ispG gene encoding (E)-4-hydroxy-3-methylbut-2-enyl-diphosphate synthase, which translates to MDTSNMLTLPGIYCNSKVDYSRWKTREIQIGDIPMGGDNPIRIQSMTTVDTMNTMGSVEQTIRMVEAGCEYVRITAPSIKEAQNLANIKNELRRRGYKVPLVADIHFTPNAAEVAARIVEKVRVNPGNYADKKKFDQLSYTDAEYKRELDRIYQKFTPLVNICKENGTAMRIGTNHGSLSDRIMSHYGDTPEGMVESAMEFIRMCEDLSFYNLCISMKSSNPQVMVKAYRLLVEKMVSENMNYPLHLGVTEAGDGEDGRVKSAVGIGTLLEDGLGDTVRVSLTEEPEREAPVAIALVNRYSKRKANIASQPKQEIVQLSPETPHIPYASQEVNTFIGGSLVPRIVVDISKENLKDAQILTKVGYRYDILLDKYHMGEQSVDFVYLADSLPSFTMPANLKQVYNYNTWSKLTDQTNIHPLFTLEEFVKSDTDNRDKVLNMVKISNSDLLTPLFESLQLDKTVVFILETNYLHGMADQRQFFRNLQEIGIDNPVIIKRSYLAEDFSGPIGDFMNPEEPISKIQLYASTDLGALLIDGLGSGIWIDSPATALENIASLSFGILQATRSRISKTEYISCPSCGRTLFDLQETTQMIRSRTNHLKGLKIGIMGCIVNGPGEMADADYGYVGAGPDKVTLYRGQQVVKKNVSSAHALDELIKIIQDDGLWIEEIQQD; encoded by the coding sequence ATGGACACAAGTAATATGTTGACATTACCTGGAATCTATTGCAATTCCAAGGTAGATTATTCGAGATGGAAAACAAGGGAAATTCAGATCGGTGATATTCCCATGGGTGGCGATAATCCCATTCGTATTCAAAGTATGACTACGGTAGATACAATGAATACGATGGGCTCAGTTGAGCAGACCATTCGAATGGTAGAGGCGGGCTGCGAATACGTTCGTATTACCGCTCCAAGTATTAAAGAAGCACAAAATTTAGCTAACATAAAAAATGAACTTCGCAGAAGAGGCTATAAGGTCCCTTTAGTCGCTGATATTCATTTTACACCAAATGCTGCCGAGGTCGCTGCGCGTATCGTCGAGAAAGTAAGGGTCAATCCCGGTAACTATGCAGACAAGAAGAAATTTGATCAGCTATCTTATACCGATGCTGAATACAAGCGCGAGTTAGATCGCATCTATCAAAAATTCACTCCGCTCGTAAATATCTGTAAGGAAAATGGTACCGCCATGCGTATTGGTACCAACCACGGCTCGCTTTCGGATAGGATCATGAGTCATTATGGTGACACCCCGGAAGGGATGGTCGAATCTGCCATGGAGTTTATCCGGATGTGTGAAGATCTGAGTTTCTACAATCTCTGTATCTCCATGAAATCGTCCAATCCGCAGGTCATGGTTAAAGCCTATCGATTGCTGGTCGAAAAAATGGTTTCCGAAAACATGAATTATCCCCTACATCTCGGCGTAACTGAAGCTGGAGACGGTGAAGATGGTCGTGTAAAATCTGCCGTTGGTATCGGAACGCTTTTGGAAGATGGACTGGGCGATACGGTACGTGTATCGTTAACCGAAGAGCCTGAACGGGAAGCTCCAGTTGCTATAGCACTTGTCAATAGATATAGCAAAAGAAAGGCAAACATCGCGAGTCAGCCCAAACAAGAGATTGTTCAGCTCTCTCCGGAGACACCTCATATTCCTTATGCCAGCCAAGAAGTAAATACTTTCATCGGTGGCTCTTTGGTCCCAAGGATTGTGGTCGACATTTCTAAGGAAAATCTGAAAGACGCTCAGATCCTTACCAAAGTAGGTTATCGCTATGATATTCTATTAGATAAATACCACATGGGTGAGCAGTCTGTAGACTTTGTTTATCTCGCAGACAGTTTACCATCCTTTACGATGCCGGCAAATCTGAAGCAAGTATATAACTATAATACTTGGTCAAAACTTACCGATCAAACCAATATTCATCCCCTCTTTACCTTAGAGGAATTCGTCAAGTCAGATACAGACAATAGGGATAAAGTCCTGAATATGGTCAAAATCTCTAATTCGGACCTATTAACCCCATTGTTTGAATCCTTACAGCTAGACAAAACTGTCGTATTTATACTAGAAACCAATTACTTGCACGGTATGGCAGATCAAAGACAGTTTTTTCGAAATCTGCAGGAAATCGGCATCGACAATCCTGTCATTATCAAGCGTTCTTATTTAGCGGAAGATTTCTCAGGGCCCATTGGTGATTTTATGAATCCCGAGGAACCGATATCAAAAATACAGCTGTATGCTTCTACAGATCTAGGCGCATTATTAATCGATGGTTTAGGTTCAGGAATCTGGATTGACTCTCCGGCAACGGCATTGGAAAATATCGCCTCACTTTCGTTCGGAATTTTACAGGCGACACGATCCAGAATATCCAAGACAGAATATATTTCCTGTCCAAGCTGTGGCAGAACCTTATTTGATCTCCAAGAAACCACGCAGATGATCCGAAGCCGTACCAATCACTTAAAAGGCTTAAAAATTGGAATCATGGGCTGTATTGTTAATGGCCCTGGAGAAATGGCAGATGCAGACTATGGTTATGTTGGAGCGGGCCCTGATAAAGTGACATTATATAGAGGTCAGCAGGTGGTTAAGAAAAATGTGAGTTCAGCCCATGCCTTAGATGAATTGATCAAGATCATTCAAGATGATGGTCTGTGGATCGAAGAAATACAACAAGACTAA
- a CDS encoding T9SS type A sorting domain-containing protein, which translates to MGRNLLKAACLTLISALPWCNGVARVYAKSPYDHTISQHIWNGGEAFGEDNNIKETEKLINNVKVFYNPIAEQINLSFKLAKSSSVSIKVMDALGNEILQLMNGNLDSGIQNLSFEHGGKLTTGFYFVRVVAGSETVVKRFSVR; encoded by the coding sequence ATGGGGAGAAATCTACTTAAAGCAGCTTGTTTAACACTTATATCCGCACTACCATGGTGCAACGGAGTGGCTCGGGTGTATGCAAAGTCTCCTTATGACCATACTATTTCGCAACATATTTGGAACGGCGGTGAGGCATTCGGAGAAGATAATAACATCAAGGAGACAGAGAAACTTATCAATAATGTAAAGGTTTTCTACAATCCGATTGCGGAACAGATAAATCTTTCTTTTAAATTGGCAAAATCGTCGAGTGTGTCTATCAAAGTAATGGATGCATTGGGCAATGAGATTCTCCAATTAATGAATGGTAATCTAGATTCAGGAATTCAAAACCTTTCCTTTGAGCATGGCGGAAAATTAACGACAGGGTTTTATTTTGTACGGGTAGTTGCTGGTTCTGAAACTGTGGTGAAAAGATTTTCTGTTCGATAA
- a CDS encoding KUP/HAK/KT family potassium transporter — MADNSHHNSINKVSFAGLLISLGIVFGDIGTSPLYVFKAIMGQGAIQKDLVLGGLSCVFWTLTLQTTVKYVWITLRADNKGEGGILSLYSLVRKRAPWLIFPAMIGAATLLADGMITPAITISSAIEGLDLKFPGLPTVPIVVTIISLLFIIQRFGTSVVGKVFGPLMTIWFTIIGVIGLSHLHLAPEVMKAINPYYAFHILITYPHSLLLIGAVFLCTTGAEALYSDMGHCGKNNIRISWIYVKITLILNYFGQGAWLLTQEGRVLGGENPFYSIMPDWFIGYGIAIATIAAVIASQAMISGSYTLISEAVRLNIWPKVAIRYPSEHKGQLYVPSINLILWVGCMIVIWVFEESSRMDAAYGLAINLTVLMTTILMGYFLAMKKVNRVLIAVFLIAYFVIELTFLIGNGVKIAHGGWLTLLLATALYITMYCWYTARKIKNRFVNFININKYYPIISELSEDKSVPPYASHLVYLTSANFKSEIEAKIIYSIINKKPKRADVYWLVHVDVMDHPHTKEYSIDQLIPGKLIRVDFKLGFREEQRISLLFRKVVEEMVKKGEIDITSQYDTLRKHNIPGDFKFVVLEKVLSKTNQMTWIEKVIMDIYGYLKKMSLSEEKGFGLDSSFVTIERVPLNFPQTSEVHLIRKD; from the coding sequence ATGGCAGACAACAGTCATCACAACAGTATCAATAAGGTGAGTTTCGCCGGATTATTGATCAGTTTAGGAATCGTTTTTGGAGATATCGGAACTTCTCCATTGTATGTTTTCAAAGCAATCATGGGACAAGGAGCCATTCAAAAAGACTTAGTCTTGGGCGGACTATCCTGTGTTTTTTGGACACTGACCCTTCAGACAACAGTAAAGTATGTTTGGATTACACTCCGGGCGGACAATAAAGGTGAAGGCGGTATCCTATCCCTTTATTCCTTGGTACGCAAGCGTGCTCCTTGGTTAATTTTCCCGGCGATGATCGGTGCAGCGACCTTATTAGCAGACGGAATGATCACCCCTGCCATCACAATATCCTCGGCTATTGAAGGTTTGGATCTCAAATTCCCAGGATTACCTACAGTACCTATCGTAGTTACGATTATCTCGCTATTGTTTATTATTCAACGATTTGGAACATCTGTAGTAGGAAAGGTTTTTGGCCCATTGATGACCATCTGGTTTACAATCATTGGTGTAATCGGTTTATCTCATCTTCACCTTGCACCAGAAGTAATGAAAGCAATAAACCCCTATTATGCTTTCCATATTTTGATTACCTACCCCCATTCACTATTACTGATCGGTGCTGTATTCTTGTGTACTACAGGTGCCGAAGCATTGTATTCGGATATGGGACACTGTGGTAAAAACAATATCCGCATCAGCTGGATCTACGTAAAAATCACACTTATACTAAATTATTTCGGACAAGGAGCTTGGTTATTGACACAGGAAGGACGTGTCCTTGGAGGTGAAAATCCGTTCTACTCCATCATGCCCGATTGGTTTATCGGTTACGGTATCGCCATTGCGACGATTGCAGCGGTCATCGCCAGTCAAGCCATGATATCCGGATCTTATACCCTAATTTCGGAAGCAGTACGGTTAAATATATGGCCTAAAGTGGCTATCCGTTACCCCAGTGAACATAAGGGACAGTTGTATGTACCATCCATCAATTTAATTTTATGGGTCGGTTGTATGATTGTCATCTGGGTTTTTGAAGAATCAAGTCGAATGGATGCAGCCTATGGTCTTGCGATCAATTTAACGGTATTGATGACCACGATCTTGATGGGATACTTCCTCGCCATGAAAAAAGTCAACCGTGTACTAATTGCGGTATTTTTGATTGCTTATTTTGTTATTGAACTAACTTTCTTAATAGGAAATGGTGTCAAAATAGCCCATGGTGGTTGGCTGACCCTTCTGCTTGCAACTGCGCTATATATAACAATGTATTGCTGGTACACGGCGCGAAAAATTAAAAATCGTTTTGTTAACTTCATTAACATCAATAAATACTACCCTATTATCTCCGAATTGAGTGAGGACAAATCGGTCCCCCCTTATGCATCACATTTGGTTTATCTGACAAGTGCAAATTTCAAATCCGAGATAGAGGCTAAAATTATTTATTCAATTATTAATAAAAAGCCAAAGCGTGCGGATGTATATTGGCTGGTCCACGTTGATGTGATGGATCATCCACATACAAAAGAATATTCAATCGATCAGCTTATCCCAGGTAAATTAATACGGGTTGATTTTAAACTTGGCTTTAGAGAGGAACAGCGCATCAGTCTACTATTCAGAAAAGTAGTTGAGGAAATGGTGAAAAAAGGTGAAATTGACATCACCAGTCAATACGACACCCTACGTAAACACAATATTCCCGGTGACTTTAAGTTTGTTGTTTTGGAAAAAGTACTCTCCAAAACCAATCAGATGACATGGATAGAAAAAGTAATTATGGACATCTATGGTTACCTCAAAAAAATGAGTTTGTCCGAAGAAAAAGGTTTCGGTTTAGATTCCAGCTTTGTTACAATTGAACGGGTTCCGCTCAATTTTCCACAGACTTCAGAGGTCCATCTCATACGGAAAGATTAA